In Corvus moneduloides isolate bCorMon1 chromosome 3, bCorMon1.pri, whole genome shotgun sequence, one DNA window encodes the following:
- the MSH6 gene encoding DNA mismatch repair protein Msh6 → MSRQSTLLRFFSKAAPPPAGTEPRRRRSSGERNGLQAAGSPPGGAGRAAARRGENGVKGAGGGAAAKAPSVSCEYSPGDLVWAKMEGYPWWPCLIYNHPIERTIVRGKGKSTRIHVQFFDDSPTRGWISIKYLKPYKGSSDGETMKGGMFYSTKPEIKRAMVLADDAMNKDKTKRLELAVCNEPSDTEEEEEEEMEEMSENASGNSEDCNSEEDAKSNKRGMSRERAVKAKRRRVLDSDSDHDGSDVEFKPDGKEAASSEEGSSGVDENESSDTEAESVAESPVKVPSKRKRGEVKKPAKRSSLGNECSETPKRAPTVSSEAKSKLTSFAAPESFESQANASSGGTGGFSVWEHEKLDWLQEGKRKDAHRRRQGDPDYDPCTLYVPEDYLNKCTPGVRRWWQLKSQNFDAVICYKVGKFYELYHMDAVTGVNELGLIFMKGTWAHSGFPETAFGRFSDVLVQKGYKVARVEQTETPEMMEARCKSTGHSTRFDKVVRREICRIITKGTQTYSVMDCDPSENHSKFLLCVKEKDDSAGTRVYGVCFVDTSVGKFHVGQFPDDRHCSRFRTLVAHYTPVQVLFEKGNLSVDTQKILKGSLVSCIQEGLTSGSQFWNASKTLKVLLEEGYFKEKQNSENGCSLPSVIKSLTSESDSLGLTPGENSELALSALGGCVFYLKKCLIDQELLSQANFEEYVPMDITTAKTVSSSSLFARTSQRMVLDGVTLMNLEVLQNGTNGSTEGTLLERIDSCCTPFGKRLLKQWLCAPLCNPKSINDRLDAVEDLLAVPDKMSEVSEHLKKLPDLERLLSKIHSIGSPLKSQNHPDSRAIFYEELKYSKKKIADFLSALEGFKVMNEIVDVMEEVASDFKSKVLKQLVTRKAKNPDGRFPDLSAELTRWDTAFDHNQARKTGVITPKAGFDPDYDGALQDIKAVEEDLQKYLDKQRKLLGFKSVQYWGTGKNRYQMEIPESAVSRNLPEEYELRSSRKGYKRYWTKEIEKMLAAMVNAEERRDAALKDCMRRLFYNFDKNSKDWQTAVECIAVLDVLMSLAHYSQGGDGPLCRPVILLPVENAPPFLELRNSRHPCITKTFFGDDFIPNDIVIGIKDEGSSSEASCVLVTGPNMGGKSTLMRQAGLLVVMAQLGCYVPAEACRLTPIDRVFTRLGASDRIMAGESTFFVELSETSSILQHATEHSLVLVDELGRGTATFDGTAIASAVVKELAESIRCRTLFSTHYHSLVEDYSHSGAVRLGHMACMVENESEDPSQETITFLYKFIEGACPKSYGFNAARLADIPEDVIQKGHRKAKEFEKTTLSLRVFRYLCQVVDGATSDANAVRKLTAMINRL, encoded by the exons ATGTCTCGGCAGAGCACCCTGCTCCGCTTCTTCTCCAaggccgccccgccgccggccggCACcgagccccgccgccgccgctcctcGGGGGAGCGGAACGGCCTCCAGGCCGCCGGCAGCcccccgggcggggcgggccgagcggcggcgcggcgcggcgaGAACGGCGTGAAGGGCGCGGGGGGTGGCGCGGCCGCCAAGGCCCCCAG TGTGTCCTGTGAGTACTCTCCTGGGGACTTGGTGTGGGCCAAGATGGAAGGTTATCCCTGGTGGCCATGTCTCATTTACAACCACCCCATTGAAAGAACAAtagtcagaggaaaaggaaaatccacTCGTATCCATGTGCAGTTCTTTGATGACAGCCCTACAAGGGGTTGGATCAGTATTAAATACCTGAAGCCATATAAAG GTTCATCAGATGGGGAGACAATGAAGGGAGGTATGTTTTACAGCACAAAGCCTGAAATTAAAAGAGCCATGGTGTTGGCAGACGATGCCATGAACAAAGATAAAACCAAGAGGCTTGAACTGGCAGTATGCAATGAACCTTCAgacacagaggaggaggaagaggaagaaatggag gaGATGAGTGAAAATGCATCGGGCAACAGTGAAGACTGCAATAGTGAGGAGGATGCGAAAAGCAATAAGCGAGGGATGAGCAGGGAAAGAGCTGTAAAAGCCAAGAGAAGGAGAGTGCTGGATTCTGACAGTGACCATGATGGCTCTGATGTGGAGTTCAAGCCTGatgggaaagaagcagcaagcAGTGAGGAAGGCAGCAGTGGGGTGGATGAAAATGAGTCTTCTGACACAGAGGCAGAGAGTGTTGCAGAGAGCCCCGTAAAAGTCCCTTCTAAACGAAAGAGAGGAGAGGTGAAAAAGCCTGCTAAAAGGAGTAGCTTGGGAAATGAATGTTCTGAAACACCCAAAAGAGCCCCAACAGTCTCCTCAGAAGCCAAGTCTAAGCTGACATCGTTTGCAGCACCTGAAAGTTTTGAGTCTCAAGCAAATGCTAGCAGTGGAGGCACTGGTGGCTTCTCAGTGTGGGAGCACGAAAAGCTTGactggctgcaggaagggaagaggaaggatgCGCACAGGAGGCGCCAGGGTGACCCTGATTACGACCCCTGTACTCTGTATGTGCCTGAGGATTATCTCAACAAGTGCACGCCGGGGGTGCGGAGGTGGTGGCAGCTCAAAAGCCAAAACTTTGATGCTGTGATTTGCTACAAGGTTGGAAAGTTCTATGAGTTGTATCACATGGATGCAGTCACTGGCGTGAATGAGCTGGGCCTGATCTTTATGAAGGGCACTTGGGCCCACTCGGGTTTCCCAGAAACTGCATTTGGCCGGTTCTCTGATGTGCTGGTGCAGAAGGGCTACAAGGTGGCGCGCGTGGAGCAGACGGAAACGCCCGAAATGATGGAAGCACGCTGCAAGTCAACGGGCCACTCCACCAGGTTTGACAAGGTGGTGCGCCGGGAAATCTGCAGGATCATCACCAAGGGAACCCAGACCTACAGCGTCATGGACTGCGACCCCTCCGAGAACCACAGCAAGTTCCTGCTGTGCGTGAAGGAGAAGGATGACTCGGCCGGGACGCGCGTGTACGGGGTCTGCTTTGTCGACACCTCCGTGGGCAAGTTCCACGTTGGCCAGTTCCCAGACGACCGTCACTGCTCCAGATTTAGGACTTTGGTAGCTCATTACACTCCTGTGCAGGTGCTGTTTGAGAAGGGGAACCTGTCTGTGGACACACAGAAGATACTGAAGGGCTCGCTTGTTTCTTGCATTCAGGAAGGGCTGACCTCGGGTTCCCAGTTTTGGAATGCATCTAAAACACTAAAAGTCCTTCTTGAGGAAGGATATTTCAAGGAGAAGCAGAATTCTGAAAATGGATGTTCTCTGCCCTCTGTAATCAAATCTCTGACTTCAGAAAGTGACTCCCTGGGATTAACTCCTGGTGAAAACAGTGAATTAGCTTTGTCAGCTCTTGGGGGATGTGTCTTCTATCTCAAAAAATGTCTGATTGATCAGGAGCTGTTATCGCAGGCGAACTTCGAGGAATATGTCCCTATGGATATCACTACTGCAAAAACCGTGAGTTCAAGTAGTTTGTTTGCCAGAACCAGCCAGCGGATGGTGCTGGATGGAGTCACCCTGATGAACTTGGAAGTCCTGCAGAACGGAACCAATGGAAGCACAGAAGGTACTTTGTTGGAAAGGATTGATTCTTGTTGTACACCATTCGGGAAGCGACTCCTGAAGCAGTGGCTCTGCGCTCCGCTTTGTAATCCTAAATCCATCAACGATCGTTTGGATGCTGTTGAGGACCTCCTGGCAGTGCCAGATAAAATGTCTGAAGTCAGTGAGCACCTGAAGAAACTGCCTGACCTTGAAAGGCTGCTCAGCAAAATTCACAGCATTGGGTCACCACTCAAAAGTCAGAACCATCCTGACAGCAGGGCCATCTTCTATGAAGAActcaaatacagcaaaaagaaaatcgCTGACTTCCTGtctgccctggagggatttaaagtAATGAATGAAATTGTCGATGTCATGGAGGAGGTTGCCAGTGACTTCAAATCCAAAGTCCTGAAGCAGCTGGTCACCCGCAAGGCCAAAAATCCCGACGGCCGCTTCCCTGACCTGAGTGCAGAGCTCACGAGGTGGGACACTGCCTTTGATCACAACCAGGCTCGGAAGACAGGAGTGATTACCCCAAAGGCAGGTTTTGACCCCGATTATGATGGAGCACTACAGGATATCAAAGCTGTCGAGGAAGATCTTCAGAAGTACCTGGATAAGCAACGCAAGCTGCTTGGGTTCAAATCTGTGCAGTACTGGGGGACAGGCAAGAACCGGTACCAGATGGAAATCCCAGAAAGTGCTGTATCTCGTAATCTGCCCGAGGAATACGAGCTGAGGTCGAGCAGGAAGGGATACAAGCGCTACTGGACCAAGGAGATTGAGAAGATGCTGGCTGCGATGGTGAACGCCGAGGAGCGCCGCGACGCTGCCCTCAAGGACTGCATGAGGCGCCTCTTCTACAACTTCGACAAGAACAGCAAGGACTGGCAGACAGCTGTGGAGTGCATTGCTGTGCTGG ATGTCTTGATGTCCCTTGCTCACTACAGTCAAGGTGGTGATGGACCCCTGTGCCGACCTGTAATTCTGCTGCCTGTGGAAAATGCTCCTCCCTTCCTGGAACTTAGAAATTCCCGCCATCCGTGCATCACAAAAACTTTCTTTGGGGATGATTTTATTCCCAATGATATCGTAATTGGCATCAAGgatgaaggcagcagcagtgaggccTCCTGTGTGCTGGTAACCGGCCCAAATATGGGTGGCAAATCTACGCTTATGCGACAG GCTGGTCTCCTGGTGGTCATGGCCCAGCTGGGGTGCTACGTGCCCGCGGAAGCCTGCAGGCTCACGCCCATCGACCGCGTGTTCACGCGGCTCGGCGCCTCCGACAGGATCATGGCCG GTGAAAGTACCTTCTTTGTTGAACTGAGTGAGACTTCCAGCATTCTCCAGCATGCAACAGAGCATTCCCTTGTTCTCGTGGATGAACTGG gcagaggcacagccaCGTTTGACGGAACAGCCATAGCGAGCGCGGTGGTGAAGGAGCTGGCGGAGAGCATCCGGTGCCGGACGCTGTTCTCCACTCACTACCACTCCCTGGTGGAGGACTATTCCCACAGCGGGGCTGTGCGCCTGGGCCACATG GCATGCATGGTTGAAAATGAGAGTGAAGATCCAAGTCAGGAAACAATTACGTTCCTGTACAAATTCATTGAAGGAGCCTGCCCAAAGAGCTACGGCTTCAATGCGGCAAGACTTGCAGATATTCCAGAGGATGTCATTCAGAAGGGGCACAGAAAAGccaaagaatttgaaaaaacaaCCCTCTCACTTAGAGTATTTAG GTACCTGTGCCAGGTGGTGGATGGAGCAACCAGTGATGCAAATGCGGTTCGGAAACTCACAGCGATGATCAACCGGCTTTAG